One genomic window of Solanum dulcamara chromosome 10, daSolDulc1.2, whole genome shotgun sequence includes the following:
- the LOC129870449 gene encoding BURP domain-containing protein BNM2A-like — MDLKLGFCVLLSLILLVTYGTESRKIVEGNSEDNHEQALKEIYGSGYVFRYYKSKQGPDEHNHQEEISGFGNPFRSWYKQGSDEQQISGFGDPFRSWYKQGNDKQVKKHDSFFFLMDDLKIGKIISLSFETRRNLTSFPIKEADSFPFSQDKSMENTLRICEDSPIKGEAKYCATSAEAMLDFVQGIIGEKNKMEALTTITSHDFSPLLHRYIILDAPQRITAPKMVACHMMPCPYAVFYCHHTINNKIKVFKVSLGNINGDRLVEAIVVCHLDTSEWNPSHESFQTLGVLPGTSPICHFFTSGNDLVWIPKSIASTRREATL; from the exons ATGGATCTTAAGCTTGGTTTTTGTGTACTTCTCTCACTAATTCTGCTG GTTACTTATGGAACAGAATCCAGGAAAATTGTTGAAGGAAATTCTGAAGACAATCATGAACAAGCATTAAAAGAGATTTATGGTTCCGGATACGTGTTCCGTTATTATAAATCGAAACAGGGACCTGATGAACACAATCATCAGGAAGAGATCTCTGGTTTCGGAAACCCGTTTCGTAGTTGGTATAAACAGGGCAGTGATGAGCAACAGATTTCAGGGTTCGGAGACCCGTTTCGTAGTTGGTATAAACAGGGCAATGATAAACAAGTGAAAAAACATGATTCATTTTTCTTCCTTATGGATGATCTAAAAATAGGGAAAATAATAAGTCTCTCCTTTGAAACACGAAGAAATCTTACTTCTTTTCCGATAAAAGAAGCCGATTCTTTTCCATTTTCACAAGATAAATCCATGGAAAATACATTGAGAATATGCGAAGATTCGCCTATAAAAGGAGAGGCAAAATACTGTGCTACATCCGCTGAGGCAATGCTTGATTTCGTGCAAGGAATCataggagaaaaaaataaaatggaagctCTTACAACGATAACAAGTCATGATTTTTCTCCCCTGCTTCATCGTTATATTATTTTGGATGCTCCACAGCGAATTACCGCTCCTAAGATGGTGGCGTGTCATATGATGCCTTGCCCTTACGCGGTTTTCTACTGTCATCACACAATTAACAATAAAATCAAGGTGTTTAAGGTTTCATTAGGGAATATTAATGGTGATCGACTAGTGGAAGCGATTGTTGTATGTCATTTGGATACTTCTGAATGGAATCCATCTCATGAATCTTTCCAAACACTGGGGGTATTACCAGGAACATCACCTATCTGTCACTTTTTCACATCAGGTAATGATCTAGTGTGGATTCCAAAATCAATTGCTAGTACTCGACGTGAAGCAACACTTTGA
- the LOC129870617 gene encoding receptor kinase-like protein Xa21, producing MEKHIFLLILLFLVQFSVSFASSNETDQQALLAFQNLIKSPSHFLANNWTNNTSFCSWFGVTCSSKRQRVVTLTLPNLQLQGTISPSLANLSFLSVLNLENNSFHGDIPYGLGRLPRLRVIDIQNNQLHGSIPTSLFQNRRVQIISLAFNELSGEMWRGPWYVPELRVLDLRNNSLTGMIPLSVGNATKLLNFSLSGNRVSGNIPKEVGNLSQLADFSLANNQLTGSIPATLFNISSLLAIRLRNNSLSGPLLLDEGNIVSNLKVLSISHNQISGCIPSNICLVLTELKMLSLAFNNITGEIPSNVGCLAKLEEFYIGRNAISGTIPASLGNISTLQYLDCSQSRIVGQVPQELGKLSHLRLLNFEHNYNLIGQIPEAIFNISSLETIAFNYNNLSGRIPSTTGLYLPSLKGLYLEHNQLAGEIPLFITNASKLEVLSLAQNFLTGTIPANLGNLRKLRLLLLYHNQLTNEPRERELRFFNSLADCRMLRYLQVGYNPLNGVLPNSIGNLSSTIENFEIENTHIDGLIPTSIGNMSGLMTLGLVENNLTGGIPSDVGKLKQLQGLYLHNNKLQGHIAEAVCHLSNLVELTLDDNELTGVIPECIGNLSMLQVITLSSNKLSSTFPLSLWKMSGLLVVDVSQNSIEGEVPLDIGGLKVIVELHLSSNHFSGIIPSQLGDLQNLKFLDLSNNSFLGQIPLSFAKLISLEDLDLSLNALSGTIPKSLEKLLYLKAINVSFNDLEGEIPYGGVFANSTLQSFLGNKGLCGVHIVDIPACAINNPGKQSKLKEALLKIVTPVVISSFMILLLISIWIMKQKKKGKSKDVEKVPEIRSYQLISYHEIQGATNNFDGSNLIGEGSSGFVYKGTLSCGTVVAIKVLDLENEKVCKRFDTECEVMRNVRHRNLVPVITTCSSDYIRAFVLEYMSNGSLENWLYSEDCHLNLLQRVTVMLDASMAVEYLHHGHVTPIVHCDLKPANVLLDEDMVAHVSDFGISKILAISKSMAQTETLGTLGYIAPEYGSEGIVSTSGDVYSYGIMLMEVLTKRRPTDEEICNENLDLRKWITQAFSGTIIDVVDANLFSEEEQITSKSEVCIASMIELALDCTKETPESRITMKDVVKRLNKIKNTFLET from the exons ATGGAGAAGCACATTTTCTTATTGATTCTTCTATTTCTAGTTCAATTTTCTGTATCATTTGCTTCCTCAAATGAGACTGACCAACAAGCTCTACTAGCTTTCCAAAATCTTATTAAAAGTCCCAGTCATTTTTTGGCCAATAATTGGACCAACAATACTTCTTTTTGCTCTTGGTTCGGTGTCACTTGCAGTTCAAAAAGACAAAGGGTTGTGACCTTGACTCTTCCTAATTTGCAACTACAAGGCACAATTTCCCCGTCTTTGGCCAATTTGTCCTTCCTCAGTGTTCTCAATCTCGAGAACAACAGCTTCCACGGTGACATCCCATATGGCCTTGGCCGCTTGCCTCGCTTGCGAGTGATTGATATTCAAAACAATCAGCTCCACGGAAGTATACCAACAAGTCTATTTCAAAACAGGAGAGTTCAAATCATTTCATTGGCTTTCAATGAACTCAGTGGTGAAATGTGGAGAGGACCATGGTATGTACCGGAACTCAGAGTCTTGGATCTCAGGAACAATAGCCTCACGGGTATGATCCCTCTTTCTGTTGGAAATGCCACAAAATTGCTGAACTTCAGTTTGTCTGGGAATAGAGTCAGTGGCAACATTCCAAAGGAGGTCGGTAATCTGAGCCAACTTGCAGACTTTTCCTTGGCTAATAATCAATTAACAGGTTCTATTCCCGCAACACTGTTTAATATCTCTTCGTTACTTGCCATACGTTTGCGAAACAATAGCCTTTCTGGTCCTCTGTTGCTAGATGAAGGGAATATTGTGTCAAATCTAAAGGTATTAAGTATATCTCACAACCAAATTTCTGGTTGTATTCCTTCCAACATTTGCCTGGTACTCACGGAGCTCAAAATGTTGTCTTTAGCTTTCAACAACATAACTGGAGAAATACCCAGTAATGTTGGTTGTCTAGCCAAGCTCGAGGAGTTCTATATTGGACGTAATGCAATAAGTGGGACTATTCCTGCTTCATTGGGCAATATTTCCACTCTGCAATATCTTGACTGTTCTCAGTCTCGCATAGTGGGCCAAGTTCCTCAAGAATTAGGGAAGCTATCACATTTGAGGCTATTAAACTTTGAGCATAATTATAATCTTATTGGTCAAATTCCAGAGGCTATTTTCAACATATCTTCTTTAGAAACAATTGCTTTCAATTACAACAATCTTTCGGGGAGAATTCCATCCACTACAGGTCTTTATCTTCCGAGCCTTAAAGGACTTTACCTGGAACACAATCAGCTGGCAGGGGAAATTCCATTGTTCATAACAAATGCTTCCAAGCTTGAGGTGCTGTCGCTAGCACAAAATTTTCTCACAGGAACTATTCCTGCTAATTTGGGGAATCTTCGTAAGCTGCGATTACTGCTCCTATATCATAATCAACTTACCAATGAACCAAGAGAGCGTGAGTTGCGATTCTTTAATTCATTGGCGGACTGTAGGATGTTGCGATATCTACAAGTGGGTTACAATCCGTTGAATGGTGTTCTGCCCAATTCTATTGGGAATCTTTCATCTACTATTGAAAACTTTGAAATAGAAAATACACACATCGACGGCCTCATCCCTACAAGTATAGGCAACATGAGCGGTCTAATGACACTAGGCCTTGTAGAAAACAACTTGACAGGGGGTATTCCTTCTGATGTTGGTAAACTTAAACAACTTCAAGGGCTGTATCTACATAACAATAAATTGCAGGGACATATTGCCGAGGCAGTATGCCATTTATCTAATTTGGTTGAATTAACTCTAGATGATAATGAGCTCACTGGAGTGATCCCAGAATGTATAGGAAATCTAAGCATGCTACAAGTGATTACTTTGAGTTCTAACAAATTATCTTCAACGTTTCCTTTGAGCCTTTGGAAGATGAGTGGTCTTCTCGTTGTAGACGTATCACAGAATTCAATAGAGGGAGAAGTTCCATTAGATATTGGAGGACTGAAAGTCATTGTAGAACTACATCTTTCCAGTAACCACTTTTCAGGCATAATACCAAGCCAATTGGGGGACCTCCAAAACTTGAAGTTTCTTGACCTGTCTAACAATTCATTTTTAGGCCAAATTCCATTATCCTTTGCCAAGTTGATAAGCTTAGAAGACTTGGATTTGTCTTTAAATGCCTTGTCAGGTACTATTCCTAAGTCTTTGGAAAAACTCTTGTACCTTAAAGCCATCAATGTCTCATTTAATGATTTAGAAGGAGAAATACCTTATGGTGGTGTGTTTGCAAATTCCACTCTGCAATCATTTCTCGGGAATAAAGGTCTTTGTGGAGTGCACATAGTGGATATTCCTGCTTGTGCTATCAATAATCCTGGAAAACAATCAAAGCTTAAGGAGGCTTTGCTAAAAATTGTTACTCCAGTGGTTATTTCATCCTTTATGATACTCTTGTTGATCTCAATTTGGATAatgaaacaaaagaagaaaggaaAGTCCAAGGATGTGGAAAAGGTTCCGGAGATCAGAAGTTATCAATTGATTTCTTATCATGAGATTCAAGGAGCAACAAATAATTTTGACGGATCAAATTTAATTGGTGAGGGAAGCTCTGGCTTTGTGTACAAAGGAACATTATCTTGTGGAACTGTGGTGGCCATAAAGGTTCTGGATTTGGAAAATGAGAAAGTATGCAAGAGGTTTGATACTGAATGCGAAGTGATGAGAAATGTTAGACACAGAAATCTTGTTCCAGTGATTACTACTTGTTCTAGTGACTATATAAGAGCCTTTGTTCTGGAATATATGTCCAACGGGAGTCTTGAGAATTGGTTGTACAGTGAAGATTGCCACTTGAACCTTCTTCAAAGAGTCACTGTAATGCTTGATGCATCTATGGCAGTTGAATATCTACATCATGGTCATGTCACTCCAATAGTTCATTGCGACTTAAAGCCAGCCAACGTTCTTTTGGATGAAGATATGGTGGCTCATGTTAGTGATTTTGGAATCTCAAAAATTTTAGCCATAAGCAAGTCCATGGCACAGACAGAGACATTGGGCACTCTTGGTTACATTGCACCAG AATATGGCTCGGAGGGAATAGTGTCCACTAGTGGTGATGTTTATAGTTACGGCATCATGTTGATGGAGGTTTTGACCAAAAGAAGGCCAACAGATGAAGAGATATGTAATGAAAATCTTGACTTGAGGAAATGGATCACACAAGCATTTTCAGGGACTATTATAGACGTTGTGGATGCCAATCTTTTTTCTGAGGAAGAACAAATCACTTCTAAAAGTGAAGTCTGCATTGCGTCCATGATAGAATTGGCTTTAGACTGCACAAAGGAAACGCCAGAATCAAGAATAACCATGAAAGATGTAGTCAAGAGGCTTAATAAAATCAAGAACACATTTCTGGAAACATAG